GAACGGTGTAGCGGACCCTGAGCCGCAGCCGTGACGGCAAAAGCGGAATTTGAAACAACTTCGGCAGGATATGCTTATGGGTTCCGAATCGCCGTTGCGGCGAAGCGAGTTCCTGCTTGACAGCCTGTTTATGAACAGCCGGCCCTTCTCAATGGAGCGGCCGTTGGTAGAAGAAGACCCCTTTCCCGACAGGAGGGGGTTTACTGAATGTTTACCCTCTAATGTTGTATTTCGTGCTCTTAATTGTTTGTTATTTTTCACAATTCACAATTTACTGTTAACTTTTCACATCCTTCCCCGCCGCAGGATCGACAACAGCAGCCAGAAACCCATGATTCCGGCGACCACGAAACCGATCAGGCCGATCACCGGGATCTGGTGCCATTTGGGCGGGATGCCGGACAGGACGATCAGCGAGGAGCCGATAATCAATGCGGCCAGCACAATGGCAAAGGCGATCCGGTTGCTGGTCCGGTCCTGGGTATAGAGCAGCTGTTCCAGGCCGCGGTGCTGGAACTCGATGGTCATCTTGCCCTGCCGGGCCTGGTGGAGGATGGCCCGCAGCTCCCGGGGCACCTCCTTGAGCAGGTAGACGAACTCACCGGTGGAGTCGAGCATCTCGTGGGCCAGCCGCCGGGGATTAAAGCGGTTCATCTGGATCTTCCTGACAAAGGGCTCGGCGTGCCGGGCGATCTCGAAATCCGGGTCCAACTGCCGGCCCAGCCCGTCGGCGCTGGCGATCGCCTTTAACATCAGGAAGAGGTTGGGCCTGACCCGCAGGGCGTGGCGGGCAAGGATCTCCAGCAGCTGGTGCAGGAGCGGTCCCATCTCCAGTTCCTTGAGCGGCAGGTAGAAAAACTGGTCGATCAACTGGGTCAGGTCGCGCTCCAGTTCGGCCCGGTCCGGTTCCCGGTCATAGGCGGTGAGCTTGAGTACCGTGTCCGTGGCCTTGCGGTCGTTGCGGCTGACCACCTGGATTATCAGGTCGGAAAAATCCTCCCGTTCCTGGCGGCTGATCCGGCCCATCATCCCGAAATCGAGAAAACAGATCACATTTCCGGGCAGGATGAAGATATTGCCCGGGTGCGGGTCGCCATGGAAGAACCCGTTGACAAAGATCTGTTTCATGATCAGGGTGGCGCCGCGGCGGGCTATTTCCGGCAGATCGTACCCCTGTTTCCGGAGCTGCTCCACATTGGAGGCCTTGATCCCGTCCACATACTCCATGGTCAGGACCAGCCGGGTGGAGTAATCACGAAAAACCCTGGGCACATATACCGTGTCGTCCTCAATGCAGCGCCGGGCGAAATGTTCGATGTTCGCCGCCTCGGTGACGTAGTTAAGTTCCTTTTCCAGGTTGCGGGCAAACTCCTTGATGATCCTGGTCGGCCGGTGGATCTCCAGTTCTTCCAGGTGTTTTTCGGCCAGGGCCGCCAGGTGGAGCAGGATTTCGAGATCTACCTCAATGGTCTCCCGGATCCGGGGCCGCTGGATCTTGACCACCACCTCTGCGCCGGTTTCCGCCAGCCGGGCCCGGTGTACCTGGCCGATGGAGGCGGCGGCCAGCGGCACCGGGTCGATATGTTCGAATACCTCCTCCGGGGCGCGGCCGATCTCGGCCGTGAATATCTGCCGGGCCTCCTCATAGGGAAAGGGCGGCACACTGTCCTGGAGCTTGGCCAACTCGTGGATATAACGCAGGGGGATCAGGTCGGGCCGGGTCGACAGGATCTGGCCCATCTTGACAAAGGTGGGTCCCAGGTCCTCCATGGCCTTGCGCAGTTTCTCGGCCCGGGTCAGTTTTTCCAGATGCTCGTCCTTTTTCTTGGAGAGTATCTGCAGGCCAAACTCAAGGTATTCCTCCAGACGCAGGTCCCTGAGCAGCTCGCCGAACCCGTACTGGAACAGGATGCCCAGTATCTGGCGGTAGCGATGGATGTGCCGGTAGGTGCGGCCGATGGCCCCGATCCTTCTGATACTCAGCATCTAGCTGTCTGCCCCTTCTTGATCGTCAGCCGCGGCCGGTTCCTCGATTCGTTTTTCCAGCCGCTCCAGGTCGTCGCGGGTGGCCAGGTTCATCCTGGTCACCGCCTTGTGTACCAGGTCGTTTATCTTTTCCTCAAAATCAACCCTGGCCTGCTCCGAGGCCTTTTTGAGATCATCGATAAACTCACGGCCTTCCTGTTCGGTGAACTTGCCTTTTTCAACCAGTTCCCTGGCCATCTCCTCGGCCTTTTCCTTGGTCAGGAAAATCAGGCCCATGCCGGTGAACGCTATCTTCTTGAAGATTTCGAGCATAACCTTTCCTCCATTTGAATGTGAGTGCGGGATGTTCTTTCCATTTCACTATAATCACTCCGGCCCGGTGGCAACAGATAAAAAACGCGACCCCGGCCGATCACCCTCAGGGCGGTTACCCGGGCCGGACAAAGCGTGATTGCTTTCTCCGCCCGGAGGGGCTATTTTCCAATAAGGATCAGTATAACCAGGGGGAGTTAAATGCTGTTACGGGTTTTGTCGTACAACATGCACCGGGCCATCGGCATTGATCGCCGTTTCCGGCCGGAACGGGTGGCCAGGATCCTGCGGCACCACCAGGCCGACCTGGTCCTGCTGCAGGAGGTGGATGTGGGGGTGCCGCGTTCCAGGATGCTGAACCTGGCCGAGGAGATGGCCGCGGCAGCCGGGTATCCCCATTATGCGGTCGGTCTGAACGTCAAGCTGCGCCTGGGCAGCTACGGCAATGCCACCCTGAGCCGCTATCCGATCATCCATCACCGGAATATCGATCTCACCATCGGCAACCGCAAGCGGCGGGGCTGCCTGTACACCACGGTGGTCCTGGACGATTCCGGCAATCCGGGCCGGGAGATCGAGCTGTTCAACCTGCATCTGGGCTTGACTACCCGGGAACGGGTGCGGCAGGTGGGCAACCTGATCCGCTCCCCGGAGTTCGCCACCCTGGCCCCGGAGCATCCCTGCCTGGTGGGCGGCGACTTCAACGACTGGCGTACCTTGCTGGCCCCGATCTTTACCGATATCCTCGATTTTGAGTGCGCCACCAACCACAGCCGCGGCTATCATAAGGCATTTCTCACCTATCCATCGTTTTCACCGGCCGGCGGCCTGGACAAGATCTTTTATCGCGGCCCGCTTAAACTGGTCAGGCGGCGGCGCTGCTGGATGGGAGTGACCCGGGTCGCCAGCGATCACCTGCCGGTGATCGCTGATTTTGAGTTGGAGTGAATTGATTTTTTATTGCCTTTCACCGCTGGCCGGGTATCTTGTGCCGCATGATGCGTAACTACTCACAGGGTGCGCGACCACTTATCGAGCACACTCCTTGGCCAGTAAGCTTTCACAGGTGCCGGAGATGCGCGAAAGAGGCCTGGTCGCCATACACCGGGTATGCGGGCAGGCCGATGACAAAGCAGATTCGGTGCCTGTGAAAGCTTACCATGATGCGGACAGGTGATACCGAAATAGCGCGAAGACCCCTGCCCCTGTGGGGGGTGCACGGCCTGATGGCACTGGCCGCGATCATCGTCTCCAGTTCCTTTACCGTGGGCGCGGCGATCACCCACGGCCTTGATCCGGCGGTCCTGATCCTGGTCCGCTACGCCATCGCCGCGCTGCTCTTTGCCCCGATCCTGGTGATCAACCACGGTTTTTCCCTGCCCCCGCTCCGGCAGCTTGGCGGCTACAGCACGATCAGCTTCTGCACGGTGGGTTTTTTCTGGTGCATGTTCGAATCGCTCCGTTATACCACTGCCTTGAACACCAGTGTTATCTTTACCCTGGTGCCGGGGATCTCCGGGATCTACAGCGCCCTGTTTCTCAAGGAACGGCTGGGCCGGGCCCGGCTGCTGGCCCTGGCCTTCGGGATGGTCGGCGCGGTCTGGGTCATCTTCCGGGGCGATATCCATCGGCTGCTGG
The window above is part of the Desulfobacterales bacterium genome. Proteins encoded here:
- a CDS encoding DMT family transporter, with amino-acid sequence MMRTGDTEIARRPLPLWGVHGLMALAAIIVSSSFTVGAAITHGLDPAVLILVRYAIAALLFAPILVINHGFSLPPLRQLGGYSTISFCTVGFFWCMFESLRYTTALNTSVIFTLVPGISGIYSALFLKERLGRARLLALAFGMVGAVWVIFRGDIHRLLALEVNHGDLLFLAGCFMMAAYTPLVKRVHKQESMVVMTFWVLTTGVGWLLILSFSQLAAVDWPGVSIEVWAGIVYLAVFSTIITFYLTHVSTLYLGPTRVMAYSYFYPAFVLVIDWGFGHGLPPAMILPGVAVVTLATVVLQRGAAETA
- a CDS encoding endonuclease/exonuclease/phosphatase family protein, with protein sequence MLLRVLSYNMHRAIGIDRRFRPERVARILRHHQADLVLLQEVDVGVPRSRMLNLAEEMAAAAGYPHYAVGLNVKLRLGSYGNATLSRYPIIHHRNIDLTIGNRKRRGCLYTTVVLDDSGNPGREIELFNLHLGLTTRERVRQVGNLIRSPEFATLAPEHPCLVGGDFNDWRTLLAPIFTDILDFECATNHSRGYHKAFLTYPSFSPAGGLDKIFYRGPLKLVRRRRCWMGVTRVASDHLPVIADFELE
- a CDS encoding AarF/ABC1/UbiB kinase family protein produces the protein MLSIRRIGAIGRTYRHIHRYRQILGILFQYGFGELLRDLRLEEYLEFGLQILSKKKDEHLEKLTRAEKLRKAMEDLGPTFVKMGQILSTRPDLIPLRYIHELAKLQDSVPPFPYEEARQIFTAEIGRAPEEVFEHIDPVPLAAASIGQVHRARLAETGAEVVVKIQRPRIRETIEVDLEILLHLAALAEKHLEELEIHRPTRIIKEFARNLEKELNYVTEAANIEHFARRCIEDDTVYVPRVFRDYSTRLVLTMEYVDGIKASNVEQLRKQGYDLPEIARRGATLIMKQIFVNGFFHGDPHPGNIFILPGNVICFLDFGMMGRISRQEREDFSDLIIQVVSRNDRKATDTVLKLTAYDREPDRAELERDLTQLIDQFFYLPLKELEMGPLLHQLLEILARHALRVRPNLFLMLKAIASADGLGRQLDPDFEIARHAEPFVRKIQMNRFNPRRLAHEMLDSTGEFVYLLKEVPRELRAILHQARQGKMTIEFQHRGLEQLLYTQDRTSNRIAFAIVLAALIIGSSLIVLSGIPPKWHQIPVIGLIGFVVAGIMGFWLLLSILRRGRM